In Methylococcus geothermalis, one genomic interval encodes:
- a CDS encoding ATP-grasp domain-containing protein encodes MPAKWTWSFWSVRSVGESGRIAIVTDDPGWHGARLKQAFAARGFDCAYVSLTACHLELEDPAMPVRLPGFSERLPDGVFVRGIPGGSLEQVTFYLDILHGLKMLGIPVYNDARAIERTVDKGMTSFLLQRAGIPTPPTWVLGDAETAREITRRELAAGHRVVSKPLFGSQGTGLQRHDSLEDMANLAPTNGIYYLQRYVCSDENAPHDWRVFVIRGRTVAAMRRCGVTWLNNVAQGARCEPARLDDILLCRLAEDAAKTLDMAYAGVDVIRDQHGRYTVLEVNSVPAWKGLQSVSDVIIADLLVDDFLGHCAGTESARRAAT; translated from the coding sequence ATGCCGGCGAAGTGGACGTGGAGCTTCTGGAGCGTTCGTTCGGTGGGTGAGTCGGGACGCATCGCCATCGTCACGGACGATCCTGGCTGGCACGGGGCACGGCTGAAACAGGCGTTCGCCGCGCGCGGTTTCGACTGCGCCTATGTGTCGCTCACCGCATGCCACCTGGAGCTGGAAGACCCGGCGATGCCAGTCCGCCTGCCGGGCTTTTCCGAACGCTTGCCGGACGGGGTGTTCGTGCGCGGCATTCCCGGCGGCTCGCTGGAGCAGGTGACCTTCTACCTCGACATCCTGCACGGACTCAAGATGCTCGGCATCCCGGTCTACAACGATGCCCGCGCCATCGAACGCACCGTGGACAAAGGCATGACCAGCTTCCTGTTGCAGCGGGCCGGGATTCCCACGCCGCCGACCTGGGTGCTGGGCGATGCCGAAACTGCACGGGAGATCACCCGCCGCGAACTGGCCGCCGGGCACCGCGTCGTCTCCAAACCGCTGTTCGGCTCCCAGGGCACCGGCTTGCAGCGCCATGACAGCCTGGAGGACATGGCAAACCTGGCCCCGACCAACGGCATCTACTATCTCCAGCGTTACGTGTGCAGCGACGAAAACGCCCCGCATGACTGGCGTGTTTTCGTCATACGCGGGCGCACCGTGGCGGCGATGCGCCGCTGCGGGGTGACTTGGCTGAACAACGTGGCGCAAGGCGCTCGCTGCGAGCCTGCCCGGCTCGACGACATCCTGCTGTGCCGCCTGGCCGAGGATGCCGCCAAGACGCTGGACATGGCCTATGCCGGCGTCGACGTCATCCGCGACCAGCACGGGCGCTACACGGTATTGGAAGTCAACAGCGTGCCGGCATGGAAGGGCCTGCAAAGCGTGAGCGACGTGATCATCGCCGACCTGCTCGTCGACGATTTTCTCGGGCACTGCGCAGGCACCGAATCCGCTCGACGCGCTGCGACATGA
- a CDS encoding triphosphoribosyl-dephospho-CoA synthase: MIPAAALEAAYRWACETELLAFKPGNVSVHSEGHGMTVAQFRKSAEASAPELCRAELGGGERIYRAVEATWHAVGCNTNLGIVLLSAPLIAAAQSRRPDETLRDSLRRTLYASTVEDAEWAYRAICLAQPGGLGTAAEHDVRSPPCITLRDAMREAADRDRIAYQYTCDYTDVFDFMIPRYHTALSRWDNEGWAAVAAFSGMLARIPDSHIERKFGPRYSPWVSEKMVLIEKTLSYTARPESVLGLLRDVDADFKTRGINPGTTADLTVAGLLAVRLETIIARAYRG, encoded by the coding sequence ATGATTCCCGCCGCGGCGCTCGAAGCCGCCTACCGCTGGGCCTGCGAGACCGAGCTGCTGGCCTTCAAACCCGGTAATGTCAGCGTACACTCCGAAGGCCACGGCATGACGGTGGCGCAGTTCCGCAAAAGCGCCGAAGCCAGTGCGCCGGAGCTGTGCCGGGCGGAACTGGGGGGGGGCGAACGCATTTATCGCGCGGTCGAAGCCACCTGGCATGCCGTCGGGTGCAATACCAACCTGGGCATCGTACTGCTGAGCGCACCGCTGATCGCAGCAGCCCAGTCCCGACGGCCGGATGAAACATTGCGGGATAGTCTGCGGCGGACGCTTTACGCCAGCACCGTCGAAGACGCCGAATGGGCCTACCGGGCCATCTGCCTGGCGCAACCCGGCGGTCTGGGCACGGCCGCCGAACATGACGTCCGCAGCCCGCCGTGCATCACGCTGCGCGATGCGATGCGGGAAGCCGCCGACCGGGACCGCATCGCCTATCAATACACCTGCGACTATACGGATGTTTTTGATTTCATGATTCCACGTTATCATACTGCGCTGTCCCGATGGGACAATGAAGGCTGGGCGGCGGTGGCTGCGTTTTCCGGCATGCTTGCGCGCATACCGGACAGCCACATCGAACGCAAATTCGGGCCCCGCTACTCCCCGTGGGTATCGGAGAAGATGGTGCTCATCGAGAAAACGCTGTCCTATACCGCGCGACCTGAATCGGTTTTGGGGCTTCTACGGGACGTGGATGCCGATTTCAAGACGCGCGGGATAAACCCTGGCACGACTGCCGATTTGACGGTCGCCGGTCTGCTTGCCGTGCGCCTGGAGACGATTATTGCCAGGGCATACCGGGGTTAA
- the fae gene encoding formaldehyde-activating enzyme has translation MGKVNKLLVGEALYGDGNEIAHIDLIMGPRGSAAEAAFANTLTNNKDGFTSLLAVVAPNLLCKPNTVMFNKVTIKNGKQATQMFGPAQRGVAMAVADCVEDGTIPADEADDLFICVGVFIHWLAEDDAKIQDYNYEATKLSIKRAVAGEPKAADVVARKGSEAHPFAAHN, from the coding sequence ATGGGTAAAGTAAACAAGTTGTTGGTCGGCGAAGCACTGTACGGCGATGGTAACGAAATCGCTCACATCGACCTGATCATGGGTCCCCGCGGCAGCGCTGCGGAAGCCGCATTCGCCAACACCCTGACCAACAACAAAGACGGCTTCACCTCATTGCTGGCAGTGGTTGCACCCAACCTGCTGTGCAAGCCGAATACCGTCATGTTCAACAAGGTCACCATCAAGAACGGCAAGCAAGCCACCCAGATGTTCGGACCTGCACAGCGCGGCGTCGCCATGGCCGTTGCCGATTGCGTGGAAGACGGCACCATCCCGGCAGACGAAGCCGACGATCTGTTCATCTGCGTGGGCGTCTTCATTCACTGGCTGGCCGAAGACGACGCGAAGATCCAGGACTACAACTACGAGGCAACCAAGCTGTCCATCAAGCGCGCCGTCGCCGGCGAGCCGAAGGCTGCGGACGTCGTCGCTCGCAAGGGCAGCGAAGCGCATCCGTTCGCAGCTCACAACTAA
- a CDS encoding formylmethanofuran dehydrogenase subunit A — protein sequence MLIKLTGGTVYDPANGIDGQVRNLFIRDGRIVYSLNGATPDQEYDLRGKVVMAGAIDMHTHIGGGKVTIARNLLPEDHRADPEPRRGLMRAGCGHAAPSTLTTGYRYAEMGYTAGFEPAVLPINARQAHMEMADVPLLDVGGYVMLGSDDFFLRLLSSGSDQQLINDYVAWTIRSAKAIGIKVVNPGGISAFKFNQRMLDLDEKHAYYGVTPRQILKSLARAVHELGVPHPLHVHGCNLGVPGNVETTLNTISGIEGLPMHLTHIQFHSYGVEGDRKFSSGAARIAEAINANKNITIDVGQILFGQTVTASGDSMRQHANAGHAHPDKWVCMDIECDAGCGVVPFKYRDKNFVNALQWCIGLETFLLIEDPWRVFLTTDHPNGAPFTTYPHLIRLLMDKSFRNDMLSTINPEAAALSTLGTLDREYTLYEIAILTRAGAARLLGLTDRGHLGAGAAADITVYTDQADKEKMFTRPDYVFKDGELVVRNGEVVKVVWGNLHTVQPEFDSGIEARLRDYFDRYHTMKLDNFVINDWEIEGDGRSKILVHPCHQGARS from the coding sequence ATGCTGATCAAGCTTACGGGCGGCACCGTTTACGATCCGGCGAACGGCATCGACGGCCAGGTGCGCAACCTTTTCATCCGCGACGGCAGGATCGTCTATTCGCTGAACGGTGCAACGCCGGATCAGGAGTACGACCTGCGCGGCAAGGTGGTGATGGCCGGGGCCATCGACATGCACACCCACATCGGCGGCGGCAAGGTGACCATCGCCCGCAACCTGCTACCGGAAGATCATCGTGCCGACCCCGAGCCGCGCCGGGGCCTGATGCGGGCGGGCTGCGGCCACGCCGCACCCTCGACCCTGACCACGGGTTACCGTTACGCCGAGATGGGTTACACCGCCGGTTTCGAGCCCGCCGTGCTGCCGATCAACGCGCGCCAGGCGCACATGGAAATGGCGGACGTCCCGTTGTTGGATGTCGGCGGCTACGTCATGCTGGGGAGCGACGATTTTTTCCTGCGGCTCTTGTCCTCCGGCAGCGACCAGCAGCTCATCAACGACTACGTCGCCTGGACGATCCGTTCCGCCAAGGCGATCGGTATCAAGGTGGTCAATCCCGGCGGCATCAGCGCCTTCAAGTTCAACCAGCGCATGCTGGATCTGGACGAGAAACATGCGTACTACGGCGTCACGCCCCGGCAGATTCTGAAGTCGCTGGCGCGCGCCGTGCACGAGCTGGGCGTGCCGCATCCGTTGCACGTCCATGGCTGCAACCTCGGGGTGCCGGGTAATGTCGAGACCACGCTGAACACCATCAGCGGCATCGAAGGCCTGCCCATGCACCTGACCCATATCCAGTTCCACAGCTATGGCGTCGAGGGCGACCGCAAGTTCTCCTCCGGCGCGGCGCGCATCGCCGAGGCCATCAACGCCAACAAGAACATCACGATAGACGTCGGGCAGATTCTGTTCGGCCAGACCGTGACGGCTTCGGGCGATTCGATGCGCCAGCATGCCAATGCCGGCCATGCCCACCCCGACAAATGGGTCTGCATGGACATCGAATGCGACGCCGGCTGCGGCGTGGTGCCGTTCAAGTACCGCGACAAGAACTTCGTCAACGCGCTGCAGTGGTGTATCGGCCTGGAAACCTTCCTGCTGATCGAAGATCCCTGGCGCGTGTTCCTGACCACGGATCATCCCAACGGCGCGCCGTTCACCACCTATCCGCACCTGATCCGGCTGCTGATGGACAAGAGTTTCCGCAACGACATGCTGTCCACGATCAATCCGGAGGCGGCGGCGCTGAGCACCCTGGGGACGCTCGACCGCGAGTACACCTTATATGAGATCGCCATCCTGACCCGGGCCGGTGCGGCCAGGCTGCTGGGGCTGACCGACCGCGGCCATCTCGGGGCGGGCGCGGCGGCGGATATCACCGTCTACACCGACCAGGCCGACAAGGAAAAGATGTTCACCCGGCCGGATTACGTCTTCAAGGACGGCGAACTGGTCGTGCGCAACGGCGAGGTCGTCAAGGTCGTGTGGGGCAATCTGCATACCGTCCAGCCGGAATTCGACAGCGGCATCGAGGCGCGGCTGCGCGATTACTTCGACCGCTACCACACCATGAAGCTGGACAATTTCGTCATCAACGATTGGGAAATCGAGGGCGATGGCCGCAGCAAGATCCTCGTTCATCCCTGCCATCAGGGGGCGCGGTCATGA
- the fhcD gene encoding formylmethanofuran--tetrahydromethanopterin N-formyltransferase encodes MIINGVHIDETFAEAFPMRATRVIVTAQNLKWAYHAAQAMTGFATSVIACGCEAGIERELGPSETPDGRPGVSALLFAMGGKGLAKQLETRAGQCVLTSPTSALFAGIDEGEQIPLGKNLRYFGDGFQISKRIGGKRYWRVPVMDGEFLCQETTGMIKAVGGGNFLILAESQPQALAGCEAAIEAMRKIPNVIMPFPGGVVRSGSKVGSKYKALPASTNDAFCPTLKGQVRTELSPEIESVMEIVIDGLSDADIAKAMRAGIEAACGLGAANGIRRISAGNYGGKLGPFLFHLREIMA; translated from the coding sequence ATGATCATCAATGGCGTACACATCGACGAGACGTTCGCCGAGGCCTTTCCGATGCGCGCCACGCGCGTGATCGTCACGGCCCAGAATCTCAAATGGGCTTATCACGCGGCTCAGGCCATGACGGGTTTCGCGACTTCGGTCATCGCCTGCGGTTGCGAAGCCGGCATCGAGCGGGAGCTCGGTCCTTCCGAAACGCCCGATGGCCGGCCGGGCGTATCGGCACTGCTGTTCGCCATGGGCGGCAAGGGGCTGGCGAAGCAACTGGAGACCCGGGCCGGGCAGTGCGTGCTGACCTCGCCGACGTCGGCATTGTTCGCGGGGATCGACGAAGGCGAGCAAATCCCGCTGGGGAAGAATCTGCGTTATTTCGGTGACGGCTTCCAGATTTCCAAGCGGATCGGCGGCAAGCGCTATTGGCGCGTGCCGGTCATGGACGGCGAATTCCTTTGTCAGGAAACCACCGGCATGATCAAGGCGGTCGGCGGCGGCAATTTCCTCATCCTGGCCGAATCGCAGCCTCAAGCGCTGGCGGGATGCGAAGCGGCGATCGAGGCGATGCGCAAGATTCCCAACGTCATCATGCCATTCCCCGGCGGTGTCGTGCGCTCGGGTTCCAAGGTTGGCTCCAAGTACAAGGCCCTGCCGGCATCGACCAACGACGCCTTCTGCCCGACCTTGAAAGGGCAAGTGCGGACGGAGCTGTCGCCGGAAATCGAGTCGGTGATGGAGATCGTGATCGACGGACTGAGCGACGCCGACATCGCCAAGGCGATGCGCGCAGGCATCGAGGCGGCTTGCGGACTGGGTGCGGCCAACGGCATCCGGCGCATCAGCGCGGGCAACTACGGCGGCAAGCTCGGGCCATTCCTGTTCCATCTCCGCGAAATCATGGCCTGA
- a CDS encoding formylmethanofuran dehydrogenase subunit B, with protein sequence MTDNTSAKVWDNVPSPFCGIASDDLKIEVSGSSVRVLANGDAVTIPGFEQPVTDTAPRIAGKPVSLAEAVQRAAAILKDARLPVFSGFGTDVNDTRAALALIDKVHGVFDQARAGGGVRNLLVLADSGWIATTLAEVKNRVEVLLVFGSDVEAAFPRFFERFVWNKETLFGQNPGQREVIYLGRAPSGDAAMSPDGRRPQVIECAPEHLPELAAVLSALVRGASLQAETAGGVPVAVLEGVVDRLKRSSYSVVTWVAGQLDFPHADLTVQQVCQAVTALNKETRAAVLPLGGQDGDRTASQVCAWLTGYPTRVSFARGFPEYDPYLNDTARLLSEGEADALVWVSSLSVAPPPAAELPTVVIGRSGMQFDKEPAVYIPVGVPGIDHAGHMYRCDNVVAMPLYPLRDCGLTSAAAVLAAIEQSL encoded by the coding sequence ATGACCGACAACACCTCGGCCAAGGTCTGGGACAACGTTCCCAGTCCGTTCTGCGGTATCGCCTCCGACGACCTGAAAATCGAGGTTTCCGGTTCGAGCGTGCGGGTGCTGGCAAATGGCGACGCCGTCACGATTCCCGGTTTCGAGCAGCCCGTGACCGATACCGCTCCCCGTATCGCCGGCAAGCCGGTTTCCCTGGCTGAAGCGGTGCAGCGGGCGGCGGCGATTCTGAAGGATGCCAGGCTGCCGGTGTTCAGCGGCTTCGGAACCGATGTCAATGATACCCGCGCGGCGCTTGCACTTATCGACAAGGTCCACGGTGTGTTCGATCAGGCCCGCGCCGGCGGCGGCGTCCGCAACCTGCTGGTGCTGGCCGATTCGGGCTGGATTGCGACGACGCTGGCCGAGGTGAAGAACCGGGTCGAAGTCCTCCTGGTTTTCGGCAGCGATGTCGAAGCCGCCTTTCCGCGTTTTTTCGAACGCTTCGTCTGGAACAAGGAAACCCTGTTCGGGCAGAATCCGGGTCAACGCGAAGTCATCTATCTCGGCCGGGCACCCAGCGGCGATGCGGCGATGTCGCCCGATGGGCGGCGCCCGCAGGTCATCGAATGCGCTCCCGAGCATCTGCCCGAACTCGCCGCGGTGTTGTCGGCGCTGGTGCGCGGCGCCTCGCTCCAGGCCGAGACCGCGGGCGGTGTGCCGGTCGCGGTGCTGGAGGGCGTCGTGGACCGGCTGAAGCGGTCGAGCTACAGCGTGGTGACTTGGGTGGCGGGGCAGCTGGACTTTCCGCACGCCGATCTCACGGTGCAGCAGGTTTGCCAGGCGGTGACGGCGCTCAACAAGGAAACCCGTGCCGCCGTCCTGCCTCTGGGCGGACAGGACGGCGACCGGACCGCCAGCCAAGTCTGCGCCTGGCTGACCGGCTACCCTACCCGGGTGAGTTTCGCCCGCGGCTTCCCCGAATACGACCCCTACCTCAATGACACCGCGCGCTTGCTGAGCGAGGGCGAAGCCGATGCGCTGGTCTGGGTGTCCAGCCTCTCGGTGGCTCCCCCGCCGGCCGCCGAGTTGCCGACGGTGGTGATCGGCCGTTCCGGCATGCAGTTCGACAAGGAGCCGGCGGTGTACATTCCCGTCGGCGTCCCCGGCATCGACCATGCCGGCCACATGTACCGCTGCGACAACGTCGTGGCCATGCCGCTCTATCCGCTGCGCGATTGCGGGTTGACGAGTGCTGCCGCCGTGCTGGCGGCGATCGAGCAGTCGCTCTAG
- a CDS encoding beta-ribofuranosylaminobenzene 5'-phosphate synthase family protein, producing the protein MPKPSTRVCVHASARLHLGFIDISGTFGRRFGSIGVAIEEISTRLSLCPSRMPHASGPSAERALAILEKLEAALSLPGSARVEIESAIPEHVGLGSGTQMALALGTALIHAYGLPLTPRDIAPLIERGARSGIGLASFEQGGLIVDGGRGPQTVSPPVIARLPIPEDWRFILVFDSRGQGLHGSQEIDAFRALPPFPEHEAARLSHLILMQTLPALAENRLETFGAGIAEIQRSVGDYFAPAQGGRFTSPDVAAALAWLAAQGAVGMGQSSWGPTGFCLAASEPEAQRLAAAARTLDIAAHLDFLVARPRNRGADVTLAIPAADPHPAHA; encoded by the coding sequence ATGCCGAAACCGTCCACCCGCGTCTGTGTCCACGCCTCCGCCCGCCTGCATCTCGGGTTTATCGACATCTCCGGCACATTCGGGCGCAGATTCGGCAGCATCGGAGTAGCGATCGAAGAGATATCGACACGCCTGAGCCTTTGCCCGAGCCGAATGCCGCATGCCAGCGGCCCATCGGCGGAAAGGGCTCTGGCCATCTTGGAAAAACTCGAAGCCGCCTTGAGCCTGCCGGGCTCGGCCAGGGTCGAAATCGAATCGGCGATTCCGGAGCACGTCGGCCTCGGATCCGGCACGCAGATGGCTCTGGCCTTGGGTACCGCCCTCATCCATGCCTATGGATTACCGCTCACCCCCAGGGATATCGCGCCGCTCATCGAAAGGGGCGCGAGGTCGGGGATCGGCCTGGCGTCGTTCGAACAGGGCGGACTGATCGTCGACGGCGGGCGCGGCCCGCAAACCGTCAGCCCGCCGGTGATCGCGCGCCTGCCGATACCGGAAGACTGGCGCTTCATCCTGGTGTTCGACTCGCGAGGGCAAGGCCTTCACGGCTCGCAGGAAATCGACGCCTTCCGGGCCTTGCCGCCGTTCCCGGAGCACGAGGCCGCCCGCTTGAGCCACCTGATCCTGATGCAGACACTGCCCGCCCTCGCGGAAAACCGGCTCGAGACCTTCGGTGCCGGCATCGCCGAAATCCAACGATCCGTGGGTGATTATTTCGCGCCCGCGCAAGGCGGCCGCTTCACCAGCCCCGACGTCGCCGCGGCCCTCGCGTGGCTCGCGGCGCAAGGGGCGGTGGGCATGGGCCAGAGCTCGTGGGGACCGACGGGCTTCTGTCTCGCCGCTTCCGAACCAGAAGCGCAGCGGCTGGCAGCGGCGGCGCGCACTTTGGACATTGCAGCCCATCTCGACTTCCTGGTCGCCCGGCCGCGCAACCGGGGTGCCGACGTAACGCTTGCCATACCGGCTGCCGACCCGCACCCCGCCCACGCCTAG
- a CDS encoding ATP-grasp domain-containing protein produces the protein MDILVFEFVNGGGLRHEPLPPSLAMEGDLMLRALLEDLLEVAGVRPIILRDDRRDFASLPRGVTALPIAAGDDLDRIWQDAIRRCDAIWPIAPETGGVLERLCRDVEQAATPLLNSPADAVAIAASKLATARALDRHHLPVVPTRPLGAPQPDAEDCVVVKPDDGAGCEGARIVRRGCDFAPGSGRWVVQPLLQGDAVSLSALFAQGRARLLSCNRQHVENTGDGFALRGCAVNALDDPDGCWQTLACGVAAALPDLWGYAGLDLIMTADGPVILEVNPRLTTSYAGLKAATGENPAAMVLGLHRTARLPPPRTHRGTPVTVQLEHSDAR, from the coding sequence ATGGACATACTGGTTTTCGAATTTGTCAACGGCGGTGGACTGCGCCACGAGCCTCTGCCGCCCAGCCTTGCGATGGAAGGCGATCTCATGCTGCGCGCCCTGCTCGAGGACCTGCTCGAAGTGGCGGGCGTCAGACCGATCATCCTCCGTGACGACCGCCGGGATTTCGCATCCCTCCCCCGCGGCGTCACGGCCCTTCCCATCGCCGCCGGGGACGACCTCGACCGTATCTGGCAGGACGCCATCAGGCGGTGCGACGCCATCTGGCCCATCGCCCCTGAAACCGGCGGAGTGCTCGAACGGCTGTGCCGGGACGTAGAGCAGGCGGCGACCCCGCTGCTCAATAGTCCCGCAGACGCCGTCGCGATCGCCGCAAGCAAGCTCGCCACGGCCCGCGCCCTCGACCGCCACCACCTGCCGGTGGTACCGACCCGGCCTTTGGGCGCACCTCAGCCCGATGCCGAGGACTGTGTCGTCGTGAAACCCGATGACGGCGCCGGCTGCGAGGGCGCCCGGATCGTCCGCCGCGGATGCGATTTCGCCCCGGGCTCGGGGCGCTGGGTTGTACAGCCCTTGCTGCAAGGCGATGCCGTGAGTCTCAGCGCCCTGTTCGCCCAAGGCCGTGCCCGGTTGCTGAGCTGCAACCGCCAGCACGTGGAAAACACCGGAGACGGCTTCGCCCTCCGCGGCTGCGCCGTCAATGCCCTGGACGATCCCGACGGTTGCTGGCAAACGCTCGCCTGCGGCGTCGCCGCCGCTCTGCCAGACCTTTGGGGCTACGCAGGATTGGACCTGATCATGACGGCCGATGGCCCGGTCATCCTCGAGGTCAACCCGCGGCTGACCACATCCTACGCCGGCCTGAAGGCAGCCACCGGCGAAAATCCGGCCGCCATGGTGCTCGGACTCCATCGAACCGCCCGGCTGCCGCCACCCCGGACTCACCGGGGGACGCCGGTCACCGTGCAGCTGGAGCACTCCGATGCACGTTGA
- a CDS encoding HisA/HisF-related TIM barrel protein, with the protein MKIIPVLDLMQGIAVHAIGGRRDSYRPLDSPLCRDADPVAVVEAYLALHPFDTFYLADLDALMGRGRQDRLIGALQTAFPGIVFWLDQGLPAVGDVPHDAIVPVVGSESLDTMERLQRMAAHDWILSLDFFDGGLRGCSEILERPEAWPARVIVMSLNRVGSFDGPDLDQLDRVSRLAPDRALIAAGGVRHGGDLEALERRGVHAVLVASALHSGAIEGSRLSPAAS; encoded by the coding sequence ATGAAAATCATCCCGGTACTCGATCTTATGCAGGGGATCGCCGTTCATGCCATCGGAGGGCGACGCGACAGTTACCGGCCGCTCGACAGCCCCCTGTGCCGGGATGCCGACCCCGTTGCGGTGGTTGAAGCGTATCTGGCTCTCCATCCGTTCGATACCTTTTACCTTGCCGATTTGGATGCCTTGATGGGCCGTGGCCGTCAGGATCGGCTCATCGGGGCGCTGCAGACGGCGTTTCCTGGCATCGTGTTCTGGCTGGACCAGGGGTTGCCAGCGGTTGGCGATGTTCCTCATGATGCCATCGTCCCGGTCGTCGGCAGCGAATCGCTCGACACGATGGAGCGGCTGCAGCGAATGGCAGCTCACGACTGGATACTGTCGCTGGACTTTTTCGATGGCGGGCTGCGCGGGTGTTCCGAAATTCTGGAGCGGCCGGAAGCCTGGCCGGCCAGGGTGATCGTCATGAGCCTGAACCGGGTGGGCAGTTTCGACGGTCCCGACCTGGACCAGCTTGACCGCGTCAGCCGACTGGCCCCGGACAGGGCGTTGATCGCGGCGGGGGGGGTGCGACACGGAGGCGATCTGGAGGCCCTCGAGCGCCGGGGTGTTCATGCCGTTCTGGTGGCGAGCGCCTTGCATTCCGGAGCGATCGAAGGGAGCCGGCTCAGCCCCGCTGCATCCTGA
- the mch gene encoding methenyltetrahydromethanopterin cyclohydrolase, translated as MQNRVSVNAHSQPIVKYLITYADKLRLQIDRLPNGCTIIDAGIKVPGSLEAGRLIGEICMGGLGRVTLTHTDTFTKWPLMVNVHTSNPVIACLGSQYAGWSLSHGEGKEGFYALGSGPARAMATKTKDGKEEPVEELYKELNYRDKHTETAIVMEVDKIPPVEVTDKIARACKLDPSHLTVILTPTSSLAGGMQVVARVLEVALHKAHALHFPLENIIDGTGCAPVPPPHPNFIKAMGRTNDAILFGGRVHLFVKGSDEAAETLANELPSSVSRDYGKPFAEVFKEYKYDFFKVDAMLFSPASVIVTTVDSGRSFHAGEVDVELLERSFGG; from the coding sequence ATGCAGAATCGCGTCAGCGTCAACGCTCACAGCCAGCCCATCGTCAAATACCTGATCACCTATGCCGACAAGCTGCGCCTCCAGATCGACCGGCTGCCCAATGGCTGCACCATCATCGACGCCGGCATCAAGGTGCCCGGCAGCCTGGAAGCCGGCCGCCTCATCGGCGAAATCTGTATGGGCGGGCTCGGGCGCGTCACGCTCACCCACACCGACACCTTCACCAAATGGCCGTTGATGGTCAACGTCCACACATCCAATCCCGTGATCGCCTGCCTCGGCAGCCAGTACGCCGGCTGGAGCCTGTCGCACGGCGAAGGCAAGGAAGGCTTCTACGCCCTCGGGTCAGGACCGGCCCGCGCCATGGCCACCAAGACCAAGGACGGCAAGGAGGAGCCCGTCGAAGAGCTGTACAAGGAACTGAATTATCGCGACAAACACACGGAAACGGCGATCGTCATGGAGGTCGACAAGATTCCTCCGGTCGAAGTGACCGACAAGATCGCCCGCGCCTGCAAGCTGGACCCCTCCCATCTCACCGTCATCCTCACCCCCACCAGCAGCCTGGCCGGCGGCATGCAGGTGGTGGCGCGGGTACTGGAGGTCGCTTTGCACAAGGCGCACGCCCTGCACTTCCCGCTCGAAAACATCATCGACGGCACCGGCTGCGCCCCGGTCCCGCCGCCGCACCCGAATTTCATCAAAGCCATGGGCCGGACCAACGACGCCATCCTGTTCGGCGGACGCGTCCATCTTTTCGTCAAGGGTAGCGACGAAGCCGCCGAAACCCTGGCCAACGAGCTGCCGAGCTCGGTCTCGCGCGATTACGGCAAGCCTTTCGCGGAAGTATTCAAGGAATACAAGTACGATTTCTTCAAGGTCGATGCCATGCTGTTCAGCCCGGCCAGCGTCATCGTCACCACGGTCGACTCGGGCCGCAGCTTCCATGCCGGCGAAGTGGACGTGGAGCTTCTGGAGCGTTCGTTCGGTGGGTGA